Genomic DNA from Lactuca sativa cultivar Salinas chromosome 8, Lsat_Salinas_v11, whole genome shotgun sequence:
TGTCGCTTGAAATAAATGTAGaagcttttagtttttttttttttttttttttttttgcttatgaGTTTCTTGTTATTTCAAAAACTTAGTTATCAAAATCTTATTCTTGTTAGGTTATGTCTTAATCGAATGTTGGAACCTTAATGTTACTTAAAATGAAACAAATGAGTTTCTACACAATTATGTAAAATCtactttttttttagaaaaattgttttaaagatCATCGTGTCCGACTATAATCAATAAATGAAAGTCAATCATCATATATACTTGCATCATACTGAATTCCCAAATATGAGGATTTTACAGAAcccaaaaattaaaataataacacCAAAAATCCAACCCCAATACCCCATATTCTTTATCTATGATAAAAATGAATAACCAAAAACGTAGTAGAGAATCTCTTAATTCGTTCATTTTGACAACACAACAAGTATCATATATTTTATCTGTCTTATTGAATGCTTGTTTATGATAATTGACACGGTATAATGGAAAACCTAAAAACGGTTAAATAGAAAAATAACAACATAATTTTGTATCAACATTATCAAATTTGATTGAAATATTGATTGGGTTTATGTAAAGTCGTTTGGAAATTTATATGGATAAATAAGAAATTAATCGAATTATGAATTTTGCTTATATATTTTGTTGTGATAAATTAATCTACTTAACCCAGTGATATATGCAATTAGAACTGTGTAATTAATTTCAAGAAAGAAAATGAATTCTAAGACTAAAAATCGGTATGTAGAATAAAAATGAAACGATGTAAGTGCTATATTCAGATTTATACTTGGTATTACACAATAAAAGTTATTGTGAAAATCAGATTAATTAGATTGAATTAATTATAAGAAAATGTGTAATTAGAGTTCATGGACTCTGTATTTATAGTAATAAATAGGTTTCTTAAAATTAGCATAGAAAATAATAAAACCACAAAGATATTGTTGAAGGTAGAAATGGAAataattagataaataaataaatcaaattgcAAATAAAGACGAAATAAATAAATGAAGGTGTGGTCACCACCATTGCAAATACGAAGAGATTCTTGAATATTTTAGAATATACAACATTAGAGATTCCAAGTCAATGGTTAGTAATTAGTATCCCACCCGCAGAAAGAATCCAAAGGCCAACTCCTTAAATTTTATATCTTTTTATACATCAAATAACTCGATTCAAACCTATTTGTATATTTTAGCTTTATAATTGATCAATAACTTTATACTTTTCATTATATTGAGTTGTATATCTGTTTTTTCACGATTTCTGTAACATaactttaatttagatttgacAAATAGATGAGTAAGCAAAAAAGCAACCCCGAGTGACGTACCTGTTTTTTTGCGGCCTTGAACGGTTGCGTCTGTTGTTGAACGAGGCAAAAACACACCGGTCCCATTCATGACGTTTTGTGAGCCCGACCCGCCGAGAAAAATGGCTCTCATACCTGAGCCGGCCACCGTTGATGAGCCATGAACACCGTGGTACCCCTTCCCACCATTGATGAACTCCTTGCTACCTCTCACACCTTTGTTACCATGCATCTGTACTTCGGGACGGTGCGGTGTCATGTGCTGAGTCAACTCGCTCATCTTCCCTCTTCTTCCCCACACACCACTCTGCCCCCCTACTCGAGGTTGATGTTCCACCTGATACAGCTAtagaacacacaaaaaaaatagaTCATAGGTCAGATTATCTGTCGGATTTGTAATTCGGATCCAGTGCTAGAGTTTATACACACTAATTCGTACTTGAATGGGCGGTTGTATTTGTTTATCGTTGGTTAGACTTTGCTCCGACTGAAAGCCGACAATTGATTTCTTCACGGTATCTGCGTAGCTCCGTCGAGTCTTCTCCTGATTTGGATTATAAGTAGCTTCCTAAAACACAAACAAAACCAGTAAATACATCGATTTTCATTCCATTAACAAAAAGTAGTAAATCAACCGAGGTTTTCCGAAAAACCTGGATATTCTGTTTCTGAAAACCGGAATCCTTTGAAGACGGATTTTCTTCGCTTCGATTATCGTCCTTCTCTTCAAGCATGTAATCAGCCATTTGCCGAGATAACTGAGCAATGAAATCGTCGTCGTCGTCGCCGCCGTCATCTGGATCTGCATCGGTTGAATCAAGTTCCGATCCGAACGAGGGAGTAAGGAAGGAAGACGACGACGACGATCCCCATGAGCCGATAAAAGCAGAATCAGATCCCGAATCCGTGTGGCGAGTGTGATTCTGATTCACCGGAATCAACGTTTCATTATCCTTAAAATCAATATCCATGGATGATTGGATGATGTGATAGAAGATTCAGTTTGTGATAAACAAAATCAAGTGTGTGTTCACAGTGTTTGCGTGTTAGCGAGAGGGAGAGGAGTGAAGGGAATGGTTAAGAACAAGAGGAGGAGCGAGAGGTTGGATGAGGGGTGAGTCGGTCAGTATCTGAAAAAAGGGAAAGATGTGAACTAAGACTTGTAACTTGTGCTTTCAGAGTTGTACCATATGAATCCAAACTAAAATGACCCGCCACGAGACTCAACTGCCATTTGTTGGCTGTGGACAAACACAAACCGATCTCTATCAAATATTTATCTTCATTTTACATTAGGTGATTAAGTTTACATACTCATATAATTGTTTTAaatggttatttttttttttcatttaaaaaattgatttattaaatatACAGTTAGATTCATTTTCCGAAATTGTTTGTAGTCCAAATTTAGTAAAATTTATGATTAATTCAAGACAATATATTAAGAGGAAGCATTGTTTGAGAAATATCGAATTAAGTAATTTTACTACTAATAGATTAGTTAATGTGATTATGAGAACAAGaccatgtaattaaaattatagaaACGTGCAATGACATGTTTATTGTTTCTATAAGTTCTTGTGACAATCAATTTTTAATTAACTTTTATTATAGACGTGTTTTGTTGTAACTGCTCATATCTtttgaaaatttatattttatattttgcaAAACTATATATTTTCCGGAATATTGATCAAAGATGATAATTTGTATTATAGAacaaaaaactatttttatatttgattaaaattAGTATTTAAGTCATCTCGTAAGATGCGGCAAAAAACTCGTTTgtaattaataaaaatgaaaactgtAAAAAGTAATTATATAACTAATTGAAAAGTAACTTTAATGTGTGGTTTTTTGCAATTCATATATAATGTGATTTACAAATGTCATTGATCCATAATTTCATATATTGCATGGTGACAATTATAACAAGTAGACCAAAAAAGTATTAAAAGAAAGTTTCAATTCAAACAATTATATATGGAGAAAGGATGTGAAAATAAAACTTGCAAATGTATCTTAAGAAAATTATAAAAGCAAAATATAAATGACCAAAAAATGTAACTTACCTAAATTACAACTTATAACATTAGTACTTTAACTTTAAAATTGTATCAAAATTTTTAAGGAAAAAAgtataaatataaaaatctgTTATGACATGGGAAAattctttattaaaaaaaaaaaaaaaaaaaaaaaaaaaaaaaaaaaaaaaacccgagAATGAACTGCCATTTGTGTGAGAGGCACCTACTTCTAATTAAtatcaataattatatatttaatttctTGCTATGGatcatatatgtataattaaaaatgaTTCCTGAATGTCAAAATGAATAAATCATACTAACacaaataatattaaaagttCTTGGTAGCAAAGACACTAAAGAATTAAGTAATTTGTGCTAAAAACTTAACTTTTTTTTGTTACGTGAAAGTGTGAAACATCTAGTTT
This window encodes:
- the LOC111880331 gene encoding uncharacterized protein LOC111880331 — its product is MDIDFKDNETLIPVNQNHTRHTDSGSDSAFIGSWGSSSSSSFLTPSFGSELDSTDADPDDGGDDDDDFIAQLSRQMADYMLEEKDDNRSEENPSSKDSGFQKQNIQEATYNPNQEKTRRSYADTVKKSIVGFQSEQSLTNDKQIQPPIQLYQVEHQPRVGGQSGVWGRRGKMSELTQHMTPHRPEVQMHGNKGVRGSKEFINGGKGYHGVHGSSTVAGSGMRAIFLGGSGSQNVMNGTGVFLPRSTTDATVQGRKKTGCSTVLVPTRVLQALEQHFNNMESLSSSKKSHIHPNRQDNNDRKHAKELSSMEQQKSKLPQEWTY